In a genomic window of Mercenaria mercenaria strain notata chromosome 19, MADL_Memer_1, whole genome shotgun sequence:
- the LOC123542831 gene encoding uncharacterized protein LOC123542831 isoform X2, with product MEKFLASSRKASDLLASKVGPGGILQDSKVSGDLCSQYKLATLLLISGHTAKSHRLLDHIKRDFMQEDGDLISFPEKSDRGRKSASFPMSHFWTYMNAWIAIGAHRMGRFDISFPAFNFCKTFFHPEYQLVCVTEGLADVNDESTMDCLSTAHFGLLCLYMGDLERAKECGEGLLKLMAAQPNFEKEVLLRMSVKTGTLLENPPVNMEPFYIVKRDSPNQLYFFLGYHGIFMVKLFQTTKDQKFLESAKAVIDFSLTCHESICIFSFSHTVAYAAALLAVETKEVKYRRFAIGIGEYLISIQTKEGFFCKEMDLIDRYDQTAEIAIWLQELNNELKKIVS from the exons ATGGAGAAGTTCCTTGCATCAAGTCGCAAAGCCAGTGATCTATTGGCCAGTAAAGTTGGTCCCGGCGGGATTTTGCAAGACAGTAAAGTAAGCGGCGATCTCTGTTCGCAGTACAAGTTGGCAACATTGTTGTTGATCAGTGGACACACAGCCAAATCTCACAGACTACTTGACCATATCAAAAGGGATTTTATGCAG GAAGACGGGGATCTGATATCATTCCCAGAGAAAAGTGACAGAGGAAGGAAAAGCGCAAGTTTTCCGATGTCACATTTTTGGACGTATATGAATGCCTGGATCGCTATTGGTGCTCACAGAATGGGAAG GTTTGATATATCATTCCCTGCCTTCAACTTTTGTAAGACTTTCTTCCACCCAGAGTATCAGTTAGTCTGTGTCACTGAGGGGCTTGCTGATGTTAATGATGAATCAACCATGGATTGCTTGTCGACAGCTCACTTTGGATTACTGTGTCTATATATGGGAG ATTTAGAAAGAGCGAAGGAGTGTGGAGAGGGCTTGTTAAAATTGATGGCGGCACAACCAAATTTTGAGAAGGAAGTGCTTTTGCGGATGTCTGTGAAAACTGGTACCCTTTTAGAAAACCCACCTGTGAATATGGAACCATTCTATATAGTGAAAAGAGATTCTCCAAATCAGCTATACTTTTTCCTTGGTTACCATGGAATTTTCATGGTGAAGTTATTCCAGACGACAAAAGATCAGAAATTTTTGGAAAGTGCAAAAGCAGTTATAGACTTTTCTCTGACGTGTCACGAAAGTATCTGTATTTTTAGTTTTAGCCACACAGTGGCGTATGCTGCAGCACTTTTGGCAGTTGAAACCAAAGAAGTGAAGTATCGCAGATTTGCTATTGGGATTGGAGAGTATTTAATCTCTATTCAAACTAAAGAAGGTTTTTTCTGTAAAGAAATGGATCTGATAGATAGATATGATCAGACAGCAGAAATAGCAATTTGGTTACAAGAACTAaacaatgaactgaaaaaaatTGTTAGTTGA
- the LOC123542831 gene encoding uncharacterized protein LOC123542831 isoform X1, whose protein sequence is MQNCIKPFISYFRRAFTMEKFLASSRKASDLLASKVGPGGILQDSKVSGDLCSQYKLATLLLISGHTAKSHRLLDHIKRDFMQEDGDLISFPEKSDRGRKSASFPMSHFWTYMNAWIAIGAHRMGRFDISFPAFNFCKTFFHPEYQLVCVTEGLADVNDESTMDCLSTAHFGLLCLYMGDLERAKECGEGLLKLMAAQPNFEKEVLLRMSVKTGTLLENPPVNMEPFYIVKRDSPNQLYFFLGYHGIFMVKLFQTTKDQKFLESAKAVIDFSLTCHESICIFSFSHTVAYAAALLAVETKEVKYRRFAIGIGEYLISIQTKEGFFCKEMDLIDRYDQTAEIAIWLQELNNELKKIVS, encoded by the exons ATGCAGAATTGTATTAAGCCTTTTATCTCCTACTTCAGAAGAGCATTTACAATGGAGAAGTTCCTTGCATCAAGTCGCAAAGCCAGTGATCTATTGGCCAGTAAAGTTGGTCCCGGCGGGATTTTGCAAGACAGTAAAGTAAGCGGCGATCTCTGTTCGCAGTACAAGTTGGCAACATTGTTGTTGATCAGTGGACACACAGCCAAATCTCACAGACTACTTGACCATATCAAAAGGGATTTTATGCAG GAAGACGGGGATCTGATATCATTCCCAGAGAAAAGTGACAGAGGAAGGAAAAGCGCAAGTTTTCCGATGTCACATTTTTGGACGTATATGAATGCCTGGATCGCTATTGGTGCTCACAGAATGGGAAG GTTTGATATATCATTCCCTGCCTTCAACTTTTGTAAGACTTTCTTCCACCCAGAGTATCAGTTAGTCTGTGTCACTGAGGGGCTTGCTGATGTTAATGATGAATCAACCATGGATTGCTTGTCGACAGCTCACTTTGGATTACTGTGTCTATATATGGGAG ATTTAGAAAGAGCGAAGGAGTGTGGAGAGGGCTTGTTAAAATTGATGGCGGCACAACCAAATTTTGAGAAGGAAGTGCTTTTGCGGATGTCTGTGAAAACTGGTACCCTTTTAGAAAACCCACCTGTGAATATGGAACCATTCTATATAGTGAAAAGAGATTCTCCAAATCAGCTATACTTTTTCCTTGGTTACCATGGAATTTTCATGGTGAAGTTATTCCAGACGACAAAAGATCAGAAATTTTTGGAAAGTGCAAAAGCAGTTATAGACTTTTCTCTGACGTGTCACGAAAGTATCTGTATTTTTAGTTTTAGCCACACAGTGGCGTATGCTGCAGCACTTTTGGCAGTTGAAACCAAAGAAGTGAAGTATCGCAGATTTGCTATTGGGATTGGAGAGTATTTAATCTCTATTCAAACTAAAGAAGGTTTTTTCTGTAAAGAAATGGATCTGATAGATAGATATGATCAGACAGCAGAAATAGCAATTTGGTTACAAGAACTAaacaatgaactgaaaaaaatTGTTAGTTGA
- the LOC123542831 gene encoding uncharacterized protein LOC123542831 isoform X3: protein MMSFSYHMREGTETSHTGSLEDGDLISFPEKSDRGRKSASFPMSHFWTYMNAWIAIGAHRMGRFDISFPAFNFCKTFFHPEYQLVCVTEGLADVNDESTMDCLSTAHFGLLCLYMGDLERAKECGEGLLKLMAAQPNFEKEVLLRMSVKTGTLLENPPVNMEPFYIVKRDSPNQLYFFLGYHGIFMVKLFQTTKDQKFLESAKAVIDFSLTCHESICIFSFSHTVAYAAALLAVETKEVKYRRFAIGIGEYLISIQTKEGFFCKEMDLIDRYDQTAEIAIWLQELNNELKKIVS from the exons ATGATGTCATTCAGTTATCACATGCGGGAagggactgaaacttcacacactggttCCCTG GAAGACGGGGATCTGATATCATTCCCAGAGAAAAGTGACAGAGGAAGGAAAAGCGCAAGTTTTCCGATGTCACATTTTTGGACGTATATGAATGCCTGGATCGCTATTGGTGCTCACAGAATGGGAAG GTTTGATATATCATTCCCTGCCTTCAACTTTTGTAAGACTTTCTTCCACCCAGAGTATCAGTTAGTCTGTGTCACTGAGGGGCTTGCTGATGTTAATGATGAATCAACCATGGATTGCTTGTCGACAGCTCACTTTGGATTACTGTGTCTATATATGGGAG ATTTAGAAAGAGCGAAGGAGTGTGGAGAGGGCTTGTTAAAATTGATGGCGGCACAACCAAATTTTGAGAAGGAAGTGCTTTTGCGGATGTCTGTGAAAACTGGTACCCTTTTAGAAAACCCACCTGTGAATATGGAACCATTCTATATAGTGAAAAGAGATTCTCCAAATCAGCTATACTTTTTCCTTGGTTACCATGGAATTTTCATGGTGAAGTTATTCCAGACGACAAAAGATCAGAAATTTTTGGAAAGTGCAAAAGCAGTTATAGACTTTTCTCTGACGTGTCACGAAAGTATCTGTATTTTTAGTTTTAGCCACACAGTGGCGTATGCTGCAGCACTTTTGGCAGTTGAAACCAAAGAAGTGAAGTATCGCAGATTTGCTATTGGGATTGGAGAGTATTTAATCTCTATTCAAACTAAAGAAGGTTTTTTCTGTAAAGAAATGGATCTGATAGATAGATATGATCAGACAGCAGAAATAGCAATTTGGTTACAAGAACTAaacaatgaactgaaaaaaatTGTTAGTTGA